One segment of Terriglobia bacterium DNA contains the following:
- a CDS encoding (2Fe-2S)-binding protein, with translation MSEEDRKEQDNTNGVSRRDFMKLSSLAIATPMVVGPTVLEVEGQQVAVHGPGKVPIALMVNGKRLTAELEPRVTLLDALRDQFDLTGAKRVCDRGTCGACTVLMDGKPVYSCSVLAIDAQGHKITTIEGLDEGRLTAVQQSFVDHDAQQCGFCTPGFVVATTAFLEKNPKPTADEVRRGLSGNLCRCGTYHGIQQVVGASPAGKEA, from the coding sequence ATGTCCGAAGAAGATCGGAAAGAACAAGACAACACGAACGGGGTTTCGCGACGCGACTTCATGAAGTTGTCGAGTCTCGCGATCGCGACGCCGATGGTGGTTGGTCCAACCGTGCTCGAGGTCGAGGGCCAGCAAGTGGCCGTGCATGGTCCCGGCAAGGTTCCCATCGCGCTGATGGTGAACGGAAAAAGGCTGACAGCCGAATTGGAGCCGCGCGTCACATTATTGGACGCGCTGCGCGATCAGTTCGACCTGACTGGGGCGAAGCGAGTGTGCGATCGCGGCACATGCGGCGCTTGCACGGTGCTGATGGATGGCAAGCCGGTGTACTCGTGCTCGGTACTTGCCATCGATGCTCAGGGGCACAAAATCACGACCATCGAGGGTCTGGACGAGGGGCGCCTCACGGCGGTGCAACAGTCGTTTGTCGATCACGATGCGCAGCAGTGCGGGTTCTGCACTCCTGGGTTCGTGGTGGCAACGACGGCGTTCCTGGAAAAAAACCCGAAGCCCACCGCCGACGAAGTTCGGCGCGGGTTGAGCGGCAACTTGTGCCGTTGCGGAACTTATCACGGCATTCAACAAGTCGTGGGGGCCTCTCCGGCCGGAAAGGAAGCGTGA